The following proteins come from a genomic window of Deinococcus sp. KSM4-11:
- the preA gene encoding NAD-dependent dihydropyrimidine dehydrogenase subunit PreA, which yields MADLSINFAGIRAPNPFWLASAPPTNSGAQIHRAFEHGWGGAVWKTIGAPVLNISNRYGGLSIAGQRLLAINNVELISDRPLDVNLREIAEVKRMWPDRAVIVSAMVDADPQAWKDIVAMIEDTGADGIELNYGCPQGMSERGMGAAVGQVPEMCQLNTHWVTSITRLPVIVKLTPNITHIVDPAHAALAGGANALSLINTINSVMKIDLDTLRITPNIGGRGTHGGYAGPAVKPIALNMLAELMSDAQVRASGVPISGMGGIVTWRDAAEFLLLGATSLQVCTAAMHYGYRIVEDMIDGLSNWMDEKGFATIYDVAGKALPQTSTFGELDLAYQAVARIDPDKCINCNLCYVACNDTAHQCIDLVAGDGVRVEPGYDIRANGKHVADTRPQPVVRESDCVGCALCANVCPVDGCIEMVSVPSGRESITWDQLTAQRPEIATSWDAMMAYRKEVGIDIH from the coding sequence ATGGCTGACCTGAGCATCAATTTCGCGGGCATCCGTGCCCCCAACCCGTTCTGGCTGGCGTCCGCACCGCCCACCAACAGCGGCGCACAGATCCACCGGGCCTTCGAGCACGGCTGGGGCGGGGCCGTGTGGAAGACCATCGGCGCGCCCGTCCTAAACATCAGCAACCGCTACGGCGGCCTGAGCATCGCCGGCCAGCGCCTGCTCGCCATCAACAACGTCGAACTCATCTCGGACCGACCGCTGGACGTGAACCTACGCGAGATTGCCGAGGTCAAGCGGATGTGGCCAGACCGGGCGGTGATCGTCTCCGCCATGGTGGACGCCGATCCGCAGGCGTGGAAGGACATCGTCGCGATGATCGAGGACACCGGCGCGGACGGCATTGAGCTCAACTACGGCTGCCCGCAGGGCATGAGTGAGCGTGGCATGGGCGCGGCGGTGGGCCAGGTGCCGGAGATGTGCCAGCTGAACACGCACTGGGTGACGAGCATCACGCGGCTGCCGGTGATCGTAAAGCTCACCCCGAACATCACGCACATCGTCGACCCCGCGCACGCCGCGCTCGCGGGCGGGGCGAACGCCCTGAGCCTCATCAACACCATCAACTCGGTCATGAAGATCGACCTGGACACGCTGCGGATCACCCCGAACATCGGTGGGCGCGGCACACACGGCGGGTACGCCGGTCCGGCCGTGAAGCCCATCGCGCTGAACATGCTCGCTGAACTGATGAGCGACGCGCAGGTGCGGGCCAGCGGCGTTCCCATCAGCGGAATGGGCGGGATCGTCACGTGGCGCGACGCGGCGGAATTCCTGCTGCTCGGCGCGACCTCGCTGCAGGTCTGCACGGCCGCCATGCACTACGGCTACCGCATTGTCGAGGACATGATCGACGGCCTGAGCAACTGGATGGACGAGAAAGGCTTCGCCACCATCTATGACGTCGCCGGAAAGGCCCTGCCGCAGACCAGTACCTTCGGGGAGCTCGACCTCGCGTACCAGGCGGTCGCGCGGATCGACCCGGACAAGTGCATCAACTGCAACCTGTGTTATGTCGCGTGCAACGACACCGCCCACCAGTGCATCGATCTGGTAGCCGGGGACGGCGTGCGGGTCGAGCCGGGATACGACATCCGCGCGAATGGTAAACACGTGGCCGACACGCGCCCCCAGCCGGTCGTGCGCGAAAGTGATTGCGTGGGGTGCGCCCTGTGTGCGAACGTCTGTCCGGTGGACGGCTGCATTGAGATGGTCAGCGTGCCCAGTGGTCGTGAGAGCATCACCTGGGATCAGCTGACCGCGCAGCGCCCGGAGATCGCCACGAGCTGGGACGCCATGATGGCCTACCGCAAGGAAGTGGGCATCGACATCCACTGA
- a CDS encoding NAD(P)-dependent oxidoreductase, whose protein sequence is MPDVTAPPLDANAFAETYTPLSAHEATVEANRCLYCFDAPCLQACPTHIDIPTFIRKIGTGNLRGSARTILEANFLGGTCARVCPVQELCEGACVLNSEEKPIAIGRLQRYAVDHVQERGVQLFQPGPATGHRVAVVGSGPAGLSAAAELAKLGHAVTLLEKRELGGGLSTYGIIVLREPVEVSLREVEAVRALGVDVQTDRDLRTRADLDALLAEHDAVFLAVGLGAVPAMGMPGEEQVVDGLQFIEDSKVNPQALHVGQRVAVIGAGNTAIDAATIARRHGADVTMVYRRTESEMTAYRHEYEFALHEGIAYQFLTQPVRVVTEGKQVTGLECVKMILGTPDASGRPSPRPLPGSEFVIPCDQVIKAIGQEKPALAVELGLSLDKGYIAVNDAMQTSAPRVYAGGDCVRARGTASTVMAVQDGKYAAAAIHQHLSASKEAAHG, encoded by the coding sequence ATGCCTGATGTGACTGCCCCCCCCCTTGACGCAAACGCCTTCGCCGAGACCTATACGCCGCTGAGTGCGCACGAGGCGACGGTGGAGGCCAACCGCTGCCTGTACTGCTTCGACGCGCCGTGTCTGCAGGCGTGTCCCACGCACATCGACATCCCGACCTTCATCCGCAAGATCGGCACCGGGAACCTGCGCGGCAGCGCCCGCACCATCCTGGAGGCGAATTTTCTCGGCGGCACCTGCGCCCGCGTGTGCCCCGTACAGGAACTCTGCGAGGGCGCGTGCGTGCTGAACAGCGAGGAGAAACCCATCGCCATCGGCCGCCTGCAACGCTACGCAGTCGATCACGTGCAGGAGCGCGGCGTGCAGCTGTTCCAGCCCGGCCCCGCGACGGGTCACCGGGTCGCCGTGGTCGGCAGCGGCCCGGCGGGCCTGAGCGCGGCTGCAGAACTCGCGAAACTCGGGCACGCGGTCACGCTGCTGGAAAAACGCGAGCTGGGCGGGGGGCTCTCCACCTACGGGATCATCGTGCTGCGCGAACCCGTCGAGGTCTCGCTGCGCGAGGTGGAGGCCGTCCGGGCGCTCGGGGTGGACGTGCAGACCGACCGGGATCTGAGGACACGGGCGGATCTGGACGCCCTGCTGGCCGAGCACGACGCCGTGTTCCTGGCGGTCGGCCTGGGCGCCGTGCCCGCCATGGGCATGCCCGGCGAGGAGCAGGTGGTAGACGGCCTGCAGTTCATCGAGGACAGCAAGGTAAACCCGCAGGCGCTGCACGTCGGCCAGCGGGTCGCGGTGATCGGTGCCGGCAACACGGCCATCGACGCGGCCACCATCGCCCGCCGCCACGGTGCGGACGTGACCATGGTCTACCGCCGCACCGAGTCCGAGATGACCGCGTACCGCCACGAGTACGAGTTCGCGCTGCACGAGGGCATCGCCTACCAGTTCCTGACGCAGCCCGTGCGCGTGGTCACCGAGGGGAAGCAGGTCACGGGCCTGGAGTGCGTGAAGATGATCCTCGGCACGCCCGACGCCTCCGGCCGCCCCAGCCCGAGACCATTGCCCGGCAGCGAGTTCGTGATTCCCTGCGATCAGGTGATCAAGGCCATCGGGCAGGAGAAGCCTGCGCTGGCGGTCGAACTCGGCCTGAGTCTCGACAAGGGCTACATCGCAGTCAACGACGCCATGCAGACCAGCGCGCCGCGCGTGTACGCCGGGGGCGACTGCGTGCGCGCACGTGGCACGGCCAGCACCGTCATGGCCGTGCAGGACGGCAAGTACGCCGCCGCCGCCATTCACCAGCACCTCTCGGCATCCAAGGAGGCCGCACATGGCTGA
- a CDS encoding ABC transporter permease, which translates to MTAAVSPAAQTGEVRQTPLSMALRRFRRNKVGVLSFWVLIVMYVVAIFSGFLSPYSITAQHEDNPYQRPQAVHVVHQGKLMRPFVYGFKKSRDPVTFKSTFAPDMSTPIPILFFVRGEDPAEYGYSLLGVFHSQWHLFGVKGGSYFPLGTDKFGRDLLSRMLVGAQVSLTVGVIGVLISFVIGIVLGGVSGYFGGWVDNLIQRLVEILLSFPRLPILLALSTIIPARWPSTWVYLGIVAVLSLIGWAGLARVVRGQVISARNVDYVQAARGLGASDLRVILRHIMPNLSSFLIVTATLALPGYILGESALSFLGLGIKEPMTSWGLLLKDAQSFETLSLYPWLLLPGILIVISVLAFNFMGDALRDAADTQSR; encoded by the coding sequence GTGACGGCCGCCGTCTCCCCTGCGGCCCAGACCGGCGAGGTGCGCCAGACGCCGCTCTCGATGGCCCTGCGCCGCTTCCGGCGCAACAAGGTGGGGGTGCTGAGCTTCTGGGTGCTGATCGTCATGTACGTCGTGGCGATCTTCTCGGGCTTCCTCTCGCCGTATTCGATCACCGCGCAGCACGAGGACAATCCCTACCAGCGTCCCCAGGCCGTTCACGTGGTGCATCAGGGCAAGCTGATGCGGCCCTTCGTGTACGGTTTCAAGAAGTCCCGCGATCCCGTGACCTTCAAGAGCACCTTCGCGCCCGACATGTCTACGCCCATTCCGATCCTGTTCTTCGTGCGGGGCGAGGATCCGGCCGAGTACGGGTACAGCCTGCTGGGCGTCTTCCACAGCCAGTGGCACCTGTTCGGCGTGAAGGGCGGCTCGTACTTCCCGCTCGGCACCGACAAGTTCGGCCGTGACCTGCTGTCGCGCATGCTGGTGGGCGCACAGGTCAGCCTGACGGTCGGGGTGATCGGCGTGCTGATCTCCTTTGTCATCGGCATCGTGCTGGGCGGCGTCAGCGGCTACTTCGGCGGCTGGGTGGACAACCTGATCCAGCGGCTGGTCGAGATCCTGCTGTCGTTTCCCCGCCTGCCGATCCTGCTGGCGCTGTCCACCATCATTCCGGCCCGCTGGCCCTCCACGTGGGTGTACCTGGGCATCGTGGCGGTGCTCTCCCTGATCGGCTGGGCCGGGCTGGCCCGCGTGGTGCGCGGGCAGGTGATCTCCGCGCGCAACGTGGACTACGTGCAGGCGGCGCGTGGCCTGGGGGCCAGCGACCTGCGCGTGATTCTGCGGCACATCATGCCGAACCTGAGCAGCTTCCTGATCGTCACGGCCACCCTGGCCCTGCCGGGCTACATCCTGGGCGAGAGCGCCCTGAGTTTCCTGGGCCTGGGCATCAAGGAACCCATGACCAGCTGGGGCCTGCTGCTCAAGGACGCCCAGAGTTTCGAGACGCTCAGCCTGTACCCCTGGCTGCTGCTGCCCGGCATCCTGATCGTGATCTCGGTGCTCGCCTTCAACTTCATGGGCGACGCCCTGCGCGACGCGGCCGACACGCAAAGCCGCTGA
- a CDS encoding ABC transporter permease, translated as MLTYALRRVLGMVPTLLLISAVCFIVINLQPGSFLDQYLEDPRVTKETVAAITKQLGLDQPGWVQYLTWIKGIVLHGDFGFSFANGRPVSSLIWERLGWTVFLALLTLIVSWVIAIPLGIYTAINRYGPAATVANFFGYVSLATPDFLVALLLIALVLHFGGTNVGGLFSPRFIDAPWSGARVLDLLNHLWIPMIAIGLEGVAGLMRQMRASTLDVINQDYVRTARSKGLDERTVLWRHAVRNAINPLISLAGLSLPSLISGTIIASIVLNLPTIGPFLYDSLLNKDQYVAMTLLLFSAALLLLGNLLADLALAWSDPRVRFE; from the coding sequence ATGCTGACCTACGCCCTGCGCCGCGTGCTGGGCATGGTTCCCACCCTGCTGCTGATCAGCGCGGTGTGCTTCATCGTGATCAACCTGCAACCCGGCAGCTTTCTGGACCAGTACCTCGAAGATCCGCGCGTGACCAAGGAGACGGTCGCAGCCATCACCAAACAGCTGGGCCTGGATCAGCCTGGCTGGGTGCAGTACCTGACCTGGATCAAGGGCATCGTGCTGCACGGTGACTTCGGCTTCTCCTTCGCGAACGGGCGGCCGGTCAGTTCCCTGATCTGGGAACGGCTCGGCTGGACCGTCTTCCTGGCGCTGCTGACCCTGATCGTGAGCTGGGTCATCGCCATTCCGCTGGGCATCTACACCGCGATCAACCGCTACGGCCCGGCGGCGACCGTGGCGAACTTCTTCGGATACGTGAGCCTGGCCACCCCGGACTTCCTGGTGGCGCTGCTGCTGATCGCGCTGGTGCTGCACTTCGGCGGCACGAACGTGGGCGGGCTGTTCAGTCCGAGGTTCATCGACGCCCCGTGGAGCGGCGCCCGGGTGCTCGATCTGCTGAATCACCTGTGGATTCCCATGATTGCCATCGGCCTGGAAGGGGTGGCCGGCCTGATGCGGCAGATGCGCGCCTCGACGCTGGACGTGATCAACCAGGATTACGTCCGCACGGCCCGCTCGAAGGGCCTGGACGAACGCACGGTGCTGTGGCGTCACGCGGTGCGCAACGCCATCAATCCGCTGATCAGCCTCGCCGGACTGAGCCTGCCGAGCCTGATCTCGGGGACGATCATCGCCTCGATCGTCCTGAACCTGCCGACCATCGGGCCGTTTCTGTACGACTCGCTGTTGAACAAGGATCAATACGTGGCCATGACGCTGCTGCTGTTCAGCGCCGCCCTGCTGCTGCTGGGGAACCTGCTCGCGGATCTGGCGCTGGCATGGTCGGATCCGCGCGTGAGGTTCGAGTGA
- a CDS encoding ABC transporter substrate-binding protein, translating to MPSLHLPPPSRFARRPLASLLALGLLLAAPTALGAKVVGANLTGLGIVPGKSGGTYTLPLGDSPQTFNYYGAIDNNTYTVLNNVLESLVEYNLATYKLEPGLAESWTTSKDGKVWTFKLRQGVKWHDGETFDADDVVFTYNDIILNPGVRANQIPNLTFGGQPVKVEKVDQYTVRMTLNQAAGAFTQPLRTFILPKHVFEKLDPLKTPDKFMQAWGTDHATDVIGTGPFKLAGYTAGQKVTLVKNPTYWKTDTKGTRLPYLDKLEYLIIRDPQAQVAQFLAGNIDEINITGAQFPDLKQKEVAGAPFKVLRSKALFGSPPHFAFNFDAKDPALAKVFSDLRFRQAMQSAVNRPRIIDDVFNTVAVLPGHGVSPISEWYVNTTRALGSFDLKAAAAKLDAMGLKDTDRDGVRNLPGGKNLEFDLTYPTDSTIYPPIATIFQNDLKSIGVKVNLKGLLVANMLSTGQAGNYEAMLYAFGDQPDPQLRREIWQPGQALYYWHMGTRGADGKPNFAVMQPWEKRIWDIFDQGATVVDPVRRKALYGEWQALFSKNLPVVMIAKADNLAAVSNKVGNFVYNLGPIPTYNTNTFIYLK from the coding sequence ATGCCTTCACTCCACCTGCCGCCCCCCTCCCGCTTCGCCCGGCGTCCCCTCGCCTCGCTGCTGGCCCTGGGCCTGCTGCTGGCGGCCCCCACGGCGCTGGGCGCCAAGGTCGTCGGAGCGAACCTCACGGGGCTGGGCATCGTGCCCGGCAAGAGTGGCGGTACGTATACGCTGCCGCTGGGCGACAGTCCCCAGACCTTCAACTATTACGGCGCCATCGACAACAACACGTACACCGTGCTGAACAACGTCCTGGAGAGCCTCGTCGAGTACAACCTCGCCACGTACAAGCTCGAACCCGGCCTCGCGGAAAGCTGGACGACCAGCAAGGACGGCAAGGTCTGGACCTTCAAGCTCCGCCAGGGTGTGAAGTGGCATGACGGGGAGACCTTCGACGCCGACGACGTGGTGTTCACGTACAACGACATCATCCTGAATCCCGGCGTGCGCGCCAACCAGATTCCGAACCTCACCTTCGGCGGGCAGCCCGTGAAGGTCGAGAAGGTCGACCAGTACACGGTTCGCATGACGCTGAACCAGGCGGCCGGGGCGTTCACGCAACCGCTGCGGACGTTCATCCTGCCCAAACACGTGTTCGAGAAGCTCGACCCGCTGAAGACGCCGGACAAGTTCATGCAGGCGTGGGGCACCGACCATGCCACCGACGTGATCGGCACCGGGCCCTTCAAGTTGGCTGGGTACACGGCCGGGCAGAAGGTCACGCTGGTGAAGAACCCCACCTACTGGAAGACCGACACCAAGGGCACCCGGCTGCCGTACCTCGACAAGCTCGAGTACCTGATCATCCGCGACCCACAGGCGCAGGTGGCACAGTTCCTGGCGGGCAACATCGACGAGATCAACATCACGGGCGCGCAGTTCCCGGATCTGAAACAGAAGGAGGTGGCGGGCGCGCCGTTCAAGGTGCTGCGCAGCAAGGCGCTGTTCGGCAGCCCACCCCACTTCGCCTTCAACTTCGACGCGAAAGACCCGGCGCTCGCGAAGGTGTTCAGTGACCTGCGCTTCCGGCAGGCGATGCAGTCCGCCGTGAACCGCCCGCGCATCATCGACGACGTGTTCAACACCGTCGCCGTGCTCCCTGGTCACGGGGTCTCTCCCATCAGCGAGTGGTACGTGAACACCACCCGCGCCCTGGGCAGCTTCGACCTGAAGGCCGCCGCCGCGAAACTCGACGCGATGGGGCTCAAGGACACGGACCGTGACGGCGTCCGCAACCTGCCCGGCGGCAAGAACCTCGAGTTCGACCTGACCTACCCGACCGACAGCACCATCTACCCGCCGATCGCCACCATCTTCCAGAATGACCTCAAGAGCATCGGGGTGAAGGTCAACCTCAAGGGCCTGCTGGTCGCGAACATGCTCTCGACCGGGCAGGCCGGGAATTACGAGGCGATGCTGTACGCCTTCGGGGACCAGCCGGATCCGCAGCTCCGGCGCGAGATCTGGCAGCCCGGACAGGCGCTGTATTACTGGCACATGGGCACGCGCGGCGCGGACGGCAAGCCGAACTTCGCGGTCATGCAGCCGTGGGAAAAACGCATCTGGGACATCTTCGACCAGGGGGCCACGGTCGTTGACCCGGTGCGGCGCAAGGCGCTGTACGGCGAGTGGCAGGCACTGTTCTCGAAAAACCTGCCGGTCGTGATGATCGCCAAGGCCGACAACCTGGCGGCCGTCAGCAACAAGGTCGGGAACTTCGTGTACAACCTCGGCCCCATCCCCACATACAACACGAATACCTTCATCTACCTGAAGTGA